Proteins encoded in a region of the Candidatus Bathyarchaeota archaeon genome:
- a CDS encoding asparaginase has translation MKPKLCWLLCGGTIFMTPNQDEMLESHAADLTAEKLRRYFPGLDNTVDLTEDDVIKVKKTVDKDSSNLTPKDWAKIASETAAALNRGYDGVLITHGTDSMHYTSAALSFMLKGLDRTVALTGAQRPAGTVDSDAPRNVLDAARMAADGEVGVYIAFGGCFIRGVRARKVDTEKDAAFEEFNGHDGFKPPKKDKPYRKVECDSAMDFKVGYIKAYPGLNPEILDWYIDQSYRGIVIEGLGAGHVNSQDKACSFLPALRRAKEADIPVFMCTQCSSGAVKLVYDVGLKLAQAGVVGLGDMLGEVAVVKLMHAAAHYRTAGEIVDAMKNNMAGEIGVKQTAVSF, from the coding sequence ATGAAGCCTAAGCTGTGTTGGCTGCTATGCGGCGGCACCATATTCATGACGCCCAACCAAGATGAGATGCTTGAATCTCACGCTGCAGATTTAACCGCTGAAAAACTCCGACGATACTTTCCGGGGCTGGACAACACCGTGGATTTAACTGAAGACGACGTCATAAAAGTGAAGAAAACCGTCGATAAAGACAGCTCAAACCTCACCCCCAAGGACTGGGCCAAAATCGCCTCCGAAACCGCAGCGGCACTCAACCGGGGCTACGACGGCGTCTTAATCACGCATGGAACCGACAGCATGCACTACACCTCCGCGGCGCTCTCCTTCATGCTCAAGGGCCTGGACCGAACGGTGGCGTTAACTGGCGCGCAGCGGCCCGCTGGCACAGTGGACTCGGATGCGCCCCGAAACGTGTTGGATGCGGCAAGGATGGCGGCGGATGGCGAGGTAGGCGTGTACATTGCGTTTGGCGGCTGCTTTATTCGGGGCGTGAGGGCAAGAAAAGTCGATACTGAGAAAGATGCGGCTTTCGAGGAATTCAACGGTCACGACGGTTTTAAGCCTCCTAAAAAGGATAAGCCTTACCGAAAAGTGGAATGCGACTCCGCCATGGACTTCAAGGTGGGCTACATCAAGGCGTATCCGGGGCTAAACCCAGAAATCCTCGACTGGTACATCGACCAAAGCTACAGAGGCATAGTCATCGAGGGACTGGGAGCGGGGCACGTGAACTCGCAGGATAAAGCGTGTTCTTTTTTGCCTGCTCTTCGCCGAGCTAAAGAGGCAGATATACCGGTGTTCATGTGTACCCAATGCAGCAGCGGCGCAGTCAAATTAGTTTATGATGTGGGGCTCAAGCTGGCTCAGGCTGGCGTGGTGGGGCTAGGGGACATGCTGGGGGAAGTGGCTGTTGTGAAGCTTATGCATGCCGCCGCACACTACCGAACCGCCGGGGAAATCGTGGATGCCATGAAAAACAACATGGCGGGGGAAATCGGGGTTAAGCAGACTGCAGTTTCTTTCTGA
- a CDS encoding NAD+ synthase: protein MAQINCTVGDLEGNIKKIVQTTQTAKSLGVDCVCFPELAVTGYPPQDLLHESDFVEQNKQRLLEAISELQGIGGVIGFVDCEGKKLYNAAAVFADGKIVRIIHKTLLPTYDVFDEDRYFKAASENQIQPVEISINGKRLCLGVEICEDLWDDQYTIKVTDLLVQRGAQAILNISSSPFYVGKRFERQKLICNKIRKHKVPLLYVNLVGGQDELVFDGQSMAFGASGQLLAVGRQFQEDLVVVELDSAQAAAPVEFEPYSREAEMFNALALGIRDYFKKSGFTHAVVGMSGGIDSSLSSCIAVEALGKENVIGVSMPSKYSSSHSKTDAEKLAQNLDILYLQLGIQDIVDSYRKALSMPLRQIRKHYGISPENDDPVADENLQPRTRGNCLMDIANRLKALGILVVNTGNKTELALGYCTLYGDMAGGIGALGDVSKLDVYRLARYVNAKWGGEVIPEAVFVKAPSPELKECQFDPFDFEVVSPLVDEFIENRRSRAELVAMGYGGAVVEDTYRRIRNSEYKRRQAVPCIKITSKAFGLGRKMPIVNKF from the coding sequence ATGGCTCAAATCAACTGCACCGTCGGAGACTTAGAAGGCAACATAAAAAAAATCGTGCAAACCACCCAGACCGCCAAGAGCCTGGGCGTTGACTGCGTTTGTTTTCCCGAGTTAGCCGTAACCGGTTATCCCCCCCAAGACTTGCTGCATGAATCTGACTTTGTTGAGCAAAACAAGCAGCGCCTCCTCGAAGCCATCTCGGAGCTGCAGGGCATCGGGGGAGTCATCGGCTTTGTGGATTGTGAGGGCAAAAAACTCTACAATGCAGCCGCAGTCTTCGCGGACGGAAAAATAGTTAGGATCATCCATAAAACGTTGCTGCCTACCTACGACGTGTTTGACGAGGACCGCTACTTCAAAGCAGCCTCCGAAAACCAAATCCAGCCTGTGGAAATCAGCATCAACGGCAAACGCCTCTGCCTCGGCGTAGAGATATGCGAGGACCTCTGGGACGACCAGTACACCATCAAAGTAACCGACTTGCTCGTGCAGCGGGGCGCCCAAGCAATCCTTAACATTTCCTCTTCGCCCTTCTATGTGGGCAAACGCTTTGAGCGCCAAAAACTCATCTGCAACAAAATCCGAAAACACAAAGTGCCCCTCCTCTACGTGAACTTGGTGGGTGGGCAGGACGAGTTGGTTTTCGATGGGCAATCTATGGCGTTTGGTGCCTCCGGGCAGCTTCTGGCGGTTGGGCGCCAGTTCCAAGAGGACCTGGTGGTGGTCGAGTTAGATTCAGCCCAAGCCGCCGCACCGGTCGAGTTTGAACCTTACAGCCGCGAAGCCGAAATGTTTAACGCCCTCGCACTTGGCATCCGTGACTACTTCAAAAAAAGCGGCTTTACCCACGCGGTGGTCGGCATGAGCGGCGGCATCGACTCGTCGCTTTCCAGCTGCATCGCCGTGGAGGCTCTGGGAAAAGAAAACGTCATCGGCGTCTCCATGCCCTCCAAGTACTCCAGTAGCCACAGCAAAACCGACGCGGAAAAACTCGCCCAAAACCTCGACATATTGTACCTGCAGCTGGGCATACAGGACATCGTTGACTCCTACCGCAAGGCACTAAGCATGCCTCTGCGGCAGATTCGAAAGCACTATGGAATCAGCCCAGAAAACGATGATCCCGTCGCCGACGAGAACCTGCAGCCTAGAACCCGCGGAAACTGCCTCATGGACATCGCTAACCGCCTCAAAGCCCTCGGCATCTTGGTGGTGAACACAGGCAACAAAACCGAGTTGGCGCTGGGCTACTGCACCCTCTACGGCGACATGGCAGGAGGCATCGGCGCTTTGGGGGATGTGAGTAAACTCGACGTTTACCGCTTGGCTCGCTACGTTAACGCTAAATGGGGCGGCGAGGTGATTCCGGAGGCGGTTTTTGTTAAGGCGCCTTCTCCGGAGCTTAAGGAGTGCCAGTTTGACCCCTTTGACTTCGAGGTGGTTAGCCCCTTGGTGGATGAGTTCATTGAGAACCGTCGTAGCCGCGCGGAGTTGGTGGCGATGGGTTACGGGGGGGCGGTGGTGGAGGATACTTATCGGCGGATACGTAACTCGGAGTATAAGAGGCGCCAGGCTGTGCCGTGTATAAAGATAACCAGTAAAGCGTTTGGGCTTGGACGCAAGATGCCTATAGTGAATAAATTCTGA
- a CDS encoding phosphoenolpyruvate carboxykinase (GTP) translates to MNPYLETLQPKLSAADFKKICEIDNPNVHEFIAKASDLCHPEKIFICTDSTEDLEHIRKQAISTGEEKAILDLEGHTVHFDGEQDQGRDRQATKYLVAKGSSLSKALNQIDRQEGLLEVMGLLRNSMVGKTMIVRFISLGPADSVFTILGLQCTDSWYVAHSESLLYRPGFNQFAKAGNRTEFLKVLHSAGKLNSDMVSVDDKQKRIYIDHMDETIYSVNTQYAGNSVGFKKLAFRLAIRKASTEGWLAEHMLLMGVFGPKGRKTYFAGAFPSACGKTSTAMLPGETILGDDIAYIREMDSAARAVNVESGIFGIIQDVKAKDDALIWKVLTHPGEIIFSNILVKDGRPYWLGMGQELPKDGLNYTGAWFEGKKDEAGNDVPAAHKNARYAVSLTALENCDPELNNPNGVELGGIMYGGRDARAYVPVQQGFSWEHGIIAYGASLETETTFATIGKEGVPEINMMSIQDFISIPLGRNVRNNLNFGAKLQKQPIVFGVNYFLKEVGNGKYLNSPQDKHVWVKWMELRVHGEVDAIKAPTGYIPKYEDLKKLFKEVLNREYTKEDYVKQFTTRVPENLAKIERVQQFYQANVTDTPLELFGILYLQRQRLMDAQAKYGDYISPECFQKEASA, encoded by the coding sequence ATGAACCCTTACCTTGAAACCCTGCAGCCTAAACTTAGCGCCGCAGACTTCAAAAAGATATGTGAAATCGACAACCCTAACGTGCACGAGTTCATCGCAAAAGCAAGCGACCTCTGCCACCCGGAAAAGATCTTCATCTGCACCGACTCAACTGAAGACCTCGAGCACATCCGTAAACAAGCCATCAGCACAGGCGAAGAAAAAGCCATCCTTGACCTGGAGGGACACACCGTCCACTTCGACGGCGAACAGGACCAGGGCAGAGACCGCCAAGCCACCAAGTACCTCGTCGCCAAGGGATCCAGCCTAAGCAAAGCCCTCAACCAAATAGACCGCCAAGAGGGTCTTCTTGAAGTTATGGGTCTGCTCCGGAATAGCATGGTTGGCAAAACCATGATTGTGCGCTTCATCTCTTTAGGGCCCGCTGACTCGGTTTTCACCATTCTGGGGCTGCAATGCACTGACTCATGGTACGTTGCCCACTCTGAGAGCCTGCTTTATCGCCCGGGATTTAACCAGTTCGCGAAGGCAGGAAACAGAACCGAGTTTCTAAAAGTGCTCCACTCCGCAGGCAAACTTAACAGTGACATGGTTAGCGTGGATGATAAGCAAAAACGCATCTACATCGACCACATGGACGAAACCATCTACAGCGTCAACACCCAGTACGCAGGCAACAGCGTGGGCTTCAAGAAACTTGCCTTCCGCTTGGCAATCCGCAAAGCAAGCACCGAAGGCTGGCTAGCAGAGCATATGCTGCTTATGGGCGTGTTTGGGCCTAAAGGACGCAAAACCTACTTTGCAGGTGCCTTCCCAAGCGCATGCGGCAAAACCTCCACTGCCATGCTGCCCGGCGAAACCATCCTGGGCGACGACATCGCCTACATCCGCGAGATGGACTCAGCCGCCCGCGCAGTCAACGTGGAATCAGGCATCTTCGGCATCATCCAGGACGTTAAAGCCAAAGATGACGCGCTCATCTGGAAAGTCCTCACTCACCCCGGAGAAATCATCTTCAGCAACATCCTAGTCAAAGACGGAAGACCCTACTGGCTTGGAATGGGCCAAGAGCTGCCTAAAGACGGCTTAAACTACACAGGCGCATGGTTTGAAGGCAAAAAAGACGAAGCCGGCAACGACGTGCCAGCAGCCCACAAAAACGCCCGCTACGCAGTTTCGCTTACGGCGCTTGAGAACTGTGACCCTGAACTTAACAACCCCAACGGTGTAGAACTGGGCGGCATCATGTATGGCGGCAGAGACGCAAGAGCCTACGTGCCTGTGCAGCAGGGTTTCAGCTGGGAACATGGCATAATCGCTTATGGCGCCTCGCTGGAGACGGAAACAACCTTTGCCACCATCGGCAAAGAGGGCGTGCCCGAAATTAACATGATGAGCATTCAAGACTTCATCAGCATCCCCTTGGGCAGGAACGTGCGCAACAACCTCAACTTCGGCGCTAAACTCCAAAAGCAACCCATAGTTTTCGGCGTAAACTACTTCTTAAAGGAGGTAGGCAACGGCAAATACCTCAACAGCCCACAGGACAAGCACGTCTGGGTTAAATGGATGGAGCTGCGTGTCCACGGCGAAGTCGACGCGATTAAGGCACCCACAGGCTACATACCCAAATATGAGGACTTAAAAAAGCTCTTCAAAGAAGTCCTCAACAGAGAATACACCAAAGAAGACTACGTTAAGCAATTCACCACCCGCGTACCAGAAAACCTCGCCAAGATCGAGCGTGTCCAGCAGTTCTACCAAGCAAACGTCACCGACACCCCATTGGAACTCTTCGGCATACTCTACCTGCAACGCCAGCGCCTGATGGATGCACAGGCAAAATACGGCGACTACATCTCGCCTGAATGCTTCCAAAAAGAAGCCTCAGCTTAA
- a CDS encoding AIR carboxylase family protein translates to MAGKAVLVMGSERDLEFSRDIGKYLKLLGVEYEFRVASAHKTPQTVLAILKEFEAEKVVYVTVAGRSNALSAFIDGNTSKPVIACPPYSDKYGGADIYSSLRVPSGIGSVVTIEPEGAAIAVAKMLALEDKAVYANVLAYQEGKKKELDRANESVKNLK, encoded by the coding sequence ATGGCAGGCAAAGCAGTCCTTGTTATGGGTTCGGAACGCGATTTAGAGTTTAGCCGCGACATAGGCAAGTACCTTAAGCTCCTGGGCGTAGAATACGAGTTCCGCGTTGCATCCGCACATAAGACGCCGCAAACAGTGCTGGCGATCCTTAAAGAATTCGAAGCTGAAAAAGTGGTTTACGTCACGGTGGCGGGGCGTTCTAATGCTCTAAGCGCATTCATAGACGGAAACACATCCAAGCCGGTGATTGCCTGTCCACCCTACAGCGACAAATACGGTGGCGCAGACATTTATTCGTCGCTTCGCGTACCCAGCGGCATAGGCTCCGTGGTGACGATTGAACCTGAGGGAGCCGCGATTGCGGTTGCAAAGATGCTGGCGCTGGAGGATAAGGCGGTTTATGCTAACGTGTTGGCTTACCAAGAGGGCAAAAAGAAGGAGCTTGACCGAGCCAACGAATCAGTGAAGAACCTCAAATAA
- a CDS encoding hydrogenase maturation protease, whose amino-acid sequence MSSLIERDLQSWFADAKKVVVAGIGNPIRRDDFVGLKIVQALQGKVRPQVCLLECETVPEGYLLDIEKFQPSHVLLIDTAVLRRNAGEASLVDAEAVAGFSAVSSHVLPLRVFCEYVKKSTGAKVGLLLVEPKDLGFGEEVSSEVAEAAEKLTQILLAILS is encoded by the coding sequence ATGTCATCGTTGATTGAGCGGGACCTGCAAAGCTGGTTTGCAGATGCTAAAAAGGTGGTTGTTGCAGGAATCGGCAACCCCATACGCAGAGACGACTTTGTAGGCTTAAAAATAGTGCAGGCCCTGCAGGGTAAAGTGCGCCCTCAAGTTTGCCTTTTAGAATGCGAAACAGTGCCGGAGGGGTACCTGCTGGACATCGAAAAGTTCCAGCCCTCCCATGTGCTGCTCATCGACACCGCAGTTTTAAGACGCAACGCAGGAGAGGCAAGCCTTGTGGATGCCGAGGCAGTGGCGGGGTTTTCGGCTGTTTCTTCACATGTGCTGCCTCTGCGGGTTTTCTGCGAGTACGTTAAGAAATCAACGGGCGCCAAAGTTGGGCTTCTGCTGGTGGAGCCTAAAGATTTAGGGTTCGGCGAGGAAGTAAGCAGCGAGGTTGCTGAGGCAGCGGAAAAGTTAACTCAGATTTTGCTTGCGATTCTAAGCTAG
- a CDS encoding DUF3131 domain-containing protein encodes MKNKTLKILTYTLLLGLITSLGANVLVTRADTADPSAFWLTMASNAWRFFQPGVGVDASTGLPENSVGSSYFTDWDAGIYLQAVIDAEKLGLIERNGTWGFNDRVERFLRFLEKRPLMADGLPYLAYNSANGQNANGVEQVATDAGCLFVALKNLQTADPSLKSRIDRIVYDVTNYTRRQISVDILLGEMLSGTRAPNVYDYYVTCGFAAFWPQRFSAEADSILNLIVSAPKVNYGGVSLPSAKISCDPLLLSIFNLNPTDKRILALSEQVYLAQETRYNITGKFTAFSEGFCSIGFVWEWVVLPGGRMWIIQTGDCNDVDTDVSVTPIVYLKAATGLLAVYNTNYTQTMVNYLLQRIPASQNGYAAGVDEAGKPVSSCDFSNGLIVSAARYAVDKDVNVNFSYPYAPLAPSSISTETSAPIPQSDSNQTAALDAPTITPGTSEQPTPNAPHKANHGGFTWTLNEFLIEVLVVSFMVFICILAAVTNRLGKKHLASRSPQPA; translated from the coding sequence TTGAAAAATAAAACCCTCAAAATCCTCACCTATACTCTTCTTTTAGGATTAATCACTTCTCTTGGCGCGAATGTTTTAGTTACCAGAGCAGACACCGCCGATCCATCTGCTTTCTGGTTAACTATGGCATCGAACGCTTGGCGCTTCTTTCAGCCAGGCGTCGGCGTGGACGCATCCACGGGGTTGCCCGAGAACAGTGTGGGATCCTCCTACTTTACTGATTGGGACGCGGGAATCTACCTTCAAGCGGTAATCGACGCTGAAAAACTGGGGCTTATCGAGCGCAATGGCACATGGGGATTTAATGACCGCGTAGAGCGGTTCTTGCGGTTTCTTGAGAAGCGTCCACTGATGGCAGATGGGCTACCATATCTTGCCTACAACTCGGCTAATGGCCAGAACGCCAATGGGGTCGAGCAGGTTGCAACCGACGCTGGCTGCCTGTTTGTTGCATTAAAGAACCTGCAAACCGCGGATCCCAGCTTAAAGTCCCGTATCGACCGCATCGTCTACGATGTAACTAACTATACGCGGCGTCAGATTTCAGTGGATATATTGCTTGGAGAAATGCTTAGCGGCACGCGGGCCCCCAACGTCTACGATTACTATGTTACCTGCGGCTTTGCCGCTTTTTGGCCGCAGCGCTTCTCTGCTGAAGCCGACTCGATTCTTAACCTGATTGTCTCCGCGCCCAAAGTTAACTACGGGGGCGTATCGTTGCCTTCGGCGAAGATATCTTGTGATCCGCTGCTGCTATCTATCTTTAACCTCAACCCCACCGATAAACGCATACTCGCATTATCCGAGCAGGTGTATTTGGCTCAAGAAACACGTTACAACATAACAGGTAAATTCACTGCTTTTAGCGAGGGCTTCTGCAGTATCGGGTTTGTTTGGGAATGGGTTGTTTTGCCCGGTGGACGCATGTGGATAATTCAGACCGGCGACTGCAACGACGTAGACACCGACGTTTCGGTGACGCCGATTGTGTACCTGAAAGCGGCAACGGGGCTTTTGGCGGTGTACAACACAAACTACACCCAAACCATGGTTAACTATCTGCTTCAGCGTATCCCCGCTTCCCAAAACGGCTACGCCGCCGGCGTGGATGAAGCAGGCAAACCCGTTTCGTCCTGTGACTTCAGTAACGGCTTAATCGTCAGTGCCGCCCGCTACGCCGTCGACAAAGACGTCAACGTGAACTTCAGTTACCCCTACGCTCCATTGGCGCCGTCCTCTATATCGACTGAAACATCAGCTCCTATTCCTCAAAGCGATTCAAACCAGACAGCTGCGCTTGACGCCCCCACCATCACGCCTGGAACATCAGAGCAACCCACACCGAATGCTCCCCATAAAGCAAACCACGGCGGATTCACTTGGACTCTAAACGAGTTTTTAATCGAGGTTTTGGTTGTTTCGTTTATGGTGTTTATCTGCATTTTAGCAGCGGTGACAAATCGGCTGGGAAAGAAACATCTTGCCTCCCGCAGCCCCCAACCCGCTTAG
- a CDS encoding nitrous oxide-stimulated promoter family protein, protein MPTYNLMHMQPQRPNPTHKRMRREKKTIGYMVEIYCKNHHGTQNGALCMECQQFKEYAFMRLDKCPFQEKKTTCGKCTIHCYRPDMKQKARTVMRYAGPRMLLSHPGLALHHAWDARRKPPTLAKKNP, encoded by the coding sequence ATGCCCACCTATAATCTGATGCATATGCAGCCTCAACGCCCAAACCCCACCCATAAACGCATGCGACGCGAAAAGAAAACCATAGGCTACATGGTGGAAATCTACTGCAAAAACCACCACGGCACCCAAAACGGCGCCCTCTGCATGGAGTGCCAGCAATTCAAAGAATACGCCTTTATGCGCCTCGACAAGTGCCCCTTCCAAGAGAAAAAAACCACCTGCGGCAAATGCACCATCCACTGCTATCGACCCGACATGAAGCAGAAAGCCCGGACCGTCATGCGGTACGCTGGACCCCGTATGCTGCTCAGTCACCCGGGTTTGGCGCTGCATCATGCCTGGGATGCCCGTCGCAAGCCTCCGACGCTGGCAAAAAAGAACCCTTAG
- the metG gene encoding methionine--tRNA ligase, with protein MPQKVLVTSAWPYINAIPHLGNLVGSVLSADVTARYYRLKGADTLMVSGSDTHGTPMEVAALKEGITPRALTQRNHAKVAELFQRWDASFDNYTSTESPVHKEFVQKTLLEIQRNGYIFAQDTQMLYCERDQRFLPDRFVEGKCPFCGCEKARGDQCDSCGKLLEPTALIEPYCTICKTKPVVKNTRHWYIDLSKLEKQLIEYIENNPQLPSNVKCFSLNWIKEGLKPRAVTRDVEWGIPAPFEGAEGKTIYVWVEAVMGYISATIEHSQRLGQPEKWREYWLNKEAKTLYFVGKDNIPFHTIILPALLLASGQGYNLPYNVSATEFLQFRGQKASKSQRVGIWIDEALEMYPVDYWRFFLIATRPESKDTNFTWEAFREKINADLNDTFGNFIHRTLSFINSKFEATIPAPAKMEPEDQAVLDCIKVRVEEAAKQIEDGWLQSAANTLITISRTGNQYLNTNEPWNLMKTDKEKAGTIFYVAAQVVKAISVVSASFMPQTAQQLWQILNLEGKVEQRCWSDALVPLEAGHRIQKPQPLFKKIDLDDDKLDEQLAQIRGKKAAK; from the coding sequence TTGCCCCAGAAAGTTCTCGTAACATCCGCTTGGCCATACATAAACGCCATCCCCCACCTAGGCAACTTAGTCGGCTCCGTCCTATCCGCCGACGTAACCGCCCGCTACTACCGGCTCAAAGGCGCAGACACATTGATGGTCAGCGGCTCCGACACACACGGCACCCCCATGGAAGTCGCCGCCCTAAAAGAAGGCATAACGCCAAGGGCGCTAACCCAGCGCAACCACGCAAAAGTGGCTGAGCTGTTCCAGCGGTGGGACGCCAGCTTTGACAATTACACCAGCACCGAAAGCCCCGTGCATAAGGAATTTGTGCAGAAGACGCTTTTGGAAATTCAGAGGAACGGCTATATCTTCGCGCAGGACACGCAGATGCTTTACTGTGAGCGTGACCAGCGTTTCTTGCCTGACCGCTTCGTTGAGGGTAAATGTCCTTTCTGCGGCTGCGAGAAGGCGCGGGGCGACCAATGCGATAGCTGCGGCAAACTGCTTGAGCCCACAGCGTTGATTGAGCCGTACTGTACCATATGCAAAACCAAGCCAGTTGTGAAGAACACGCGGCACTGGTATATTGACCTCTCCAAACTCGAAAAGCAGCTGATAGAATACATAGAAAATAATCCTCAGCTTCCCTCTAACGTAAAATGCTTCAGCCTAAACTGGATTAAAGAGGGCCTTAAACCCCGCGCCGTCACCCGCGACGTCGAATGGGGCATACCTGCACCGTTTGAAGGCGCCGAGGGCAAAACCATCTATGTCTGGGTGGAAGCCGTGATGGGCTACATATCCGCCACCATCGAGCACAGCCAGCGTCTGGGGCAGCCTGAGAAGTGGCGCGAATACTGGCTCAACAAGGAAGCGAAAACCCTCTACTTTGTCGGCAAAGACAACATCCCATTCCACACCATCATCCTACCCGCGCTGCTTTTAGCTTCGGGTCAAGGCTACAACCTCCCATACAACGTTTCCGCCACCGAGTTTCTCCAGTTCCGCGGACAAAAAGCCTCCAAAAGCCAGCGGGTAGGCATCTGGATAGACGAAGCCTTAGAGATGTACCCGGTGGATTACTGGCGCTTCTTCCTCATCGCCACGCGCCCCGAAAGCAAAGACACCAACTTCACCTGGGAAGCCTTCCGAGAAAAAATCAACGCCGACCTCAACGACACATTTGGCAACTTCATCCACCGCACCCTCTCATTCATAAACAGCAAATTCGAGGCAACCATCCCCGCGCCTGCCAAGATGGAGCCCGAGGACCAGGCGGTTCTTGACTGCATCAAAGTGCGGGTTGAGGAGGCAGCTAAGCAAATCGAGGACGGCTGGCTCCAATCCGCCGCCAACACCCTTATCACGATAAGCCGCACCGGCAACCAGTACCTAAACACCAACGAGCCCTGGAACCTCATGAAGACCGACAAAGAGAAGGCAGGCACGATTTTCTATGTGGCGGCACAGGTGGTGAAGGCGATTTCGGTGGTTTCCGCTTCGTTTATGCCCCAGACCGCTCAGCAGCTCTGGCAGATACTGAATTTAGAGGGCAAAGTGGAGCAGCGGTGCTGGAGCGATGCGTTGGTGCCGCTTGAGGCGGGGCACAGAATACAGAAGCCGCAGCCGCTGTTTAAGAAAATCGATCTTGACGATGACAAACTCGACGAGCAGCTGGCGCAGATCAGGGGGAAAAAAGCAGCAAAATGA
- a CDS encoding CehA/McbA family metallohydrolase: protein MTIKTLADLHVHTTYSNDSLITPKNLVFYAKKRGLNAVAVTDHNSLDGAYKIAKETDFLIIPGMEVSSADGHIVALNVKELIPRGFSALETVKLIHKAGGVAIACHPYVYFKGCLRENVCDAFDAIEVINARAFPFKDSIAKAEAAAQRFGLSRVAGTDAHYGPQIGYGYTEIIAEAPTVDAIMEAIVAGKCSPHGCAVPYFLNAQQQVLRIRRMLKKLAARA, encoded by the coding sequence ATGACTATCAAAACCCTCGCCGACCTTCATGTCCACACCACCTACTCCAACGACAGTCTAATCACGCCTAAAAACCTCGTTTTCTACGCTAAAAAGCGGGGGCTCAACGCGGTCGCCGTCACCGACCACAACAGCCTAGATGGCGCCTACAAAATCGCCAAAGAAACTGACTTCCTCATCATCCCCGGCATGGAGGTTTCCAGCGCCGACGGACACATCGTTGCCTTAAACGTTAAAGAGCTTATTCCACGCGGCTTTAGCGCTCTTGAAACCGTTAAGCTGATCCATAAAGCAGGCGGCGTCGCCATTGCCTGTCACCCCTACGTTTACTTCAAAGGTTGCCTGCGCGAAAACGTCTGTGATGCTTTCGACGCCATTGAAGTCATTAACGCCCGGGCCTTCCCTTTTAAGGATAGCATAGCGAAAGCTGAGGCCGCGGCGCAGCGTTTTGGGCTGTCGAGGGTGGCGGGAACCGATGCGCATTATGGACCCCAAATCGGCTACGGCTACACCGAAATCATAGCTGAGGCTCCCACAGTGGATGCTATCATGGAGGCTATCGTTGCAGGGAAATGTAGTCCCCACGGATGCGCTGTGCCCTATTTTTTGAATGCCCAACAGCAAGTGCTTAGGATTAGACGGATGCTAAAGAAACTTGCAGCCCGCGCCTAA
- a CDS encoding LemA family protein, with protein sequence MKIKIVVSAIVIVAALIGAVFAGVYFSTYNNLVTLNASADEKWAQVEQELQRRYDLIPNVVKAAEAYITYEGSILENVTGLRNQWLAAKRSGNLDAIDNATAQLESGISSLVVTFEAYPTLQASDVVQSLMITLEGTENRISTERMRFNEAVRDYNTAIAVFPANLWVAGWGFEAKTYFQAQIGATEVPQVDL encoded by the coding sequence ATGAAGATAAAAATTGTTGTTTCCGCAATCGTTATCGTTGCTGCCTTAATAGGTGCAGTTTTTGCAGGCGTCTACTTTTCCACCTACAATAACTTGGTGACGTTAAATGCTTCTGCCGATGAGAAGTGGGCGCAGGTTGAGCAGGAGCTCCAGCGCAGATACGACCTCATACCCAACGTGGTTAAAGCCGCCGAAGCCTACATCACCTATGAAGGCTCCATCTTGGAGAATGTCACGGGGCTGCGTAATCAATGGCTGGCTGCAAAGCGAAGTGGCAACTTGGATGCTATAGACAACGCCACCGCCCAGTTGGAATCAGGCATCTCCAGTTTGGTGGTGACTTTCGAAGCTTACCCTACCCTCCAAGCCTCCGATGTTGTTCAATCCTTAATGATTACGTTGGAAGGCACCGAAAACCGCATCTCCACCGAGCGCATGCGCTTTAACGAAGCCGTCCGAGACTACAACACAGCCATAGCGGTTTTCCCTGCGAATCTGTGGGTAGCAGGCTGGGGCTTTGAAGCCAAAACTTACTTCCAGGCGCAGATAGGCGCAACCGAGGTTCCCCAAGTTGACCTGTAG